A stretch of DNA from Clostridia bacterium:
ACAGCGGGGGAAACAACCTTACCTCCAAAGTGCTGGAGCTTATGAAAGAGCACACTCTCATACCTGTATGTCCTGAACAGCTTGGAGGCCTGACGACACCAAGAAAGCCCTGCGAGATCGATGCAGGTGGTGGCTCTGAAGTGCTGGCAGGACATGCAAGAGTAAAGAACAACATAGGTGAGGATTTAACCGAACAGTTTATAAAGGGCGCACAGGAAACGCTGAACCTGGCAAAGCTGTATGGCTGTACTAAAGCTATTTTGAAAGCCAACAGTCCCTCCTGCGGCTGTAGAACCATCTACGACGGCAGCTTCAGCGGAAAGCATAAAGAGGGAAGCGGCGTAACTGCACAGTTGCTCTTAGATAATGGAATCGAAGTAGTGACAGATATTGATTTTGAAGAAAAGCTGAGAGACCTGAAGTAATTTTAGGTCTCTTTTT
This window harbors:
- a CDS encoding DUF523 domain-containing protein, producing MNILVSACLLGTNCKYSGGNNLTSKVLELMKEHTLIPVCPEQLGGLTTPRKPCEIDAGGGSEVLAGHARVKNNIGEDLTEQFIKGAQETLNLAKLYGCTKAILKANSPSCGCRTIYDGSFSGKHKEGSGVTAQLLLDNGIEVVTDIDFEEKLRDLK